The genomic region CCATGAGCATAAAAACCAAAACCCAAATATCTAAAGGCGTCCGACGAAAGACAACTTTCTTTCGAACAATAATTGTTTTCGCGAGCCAAGCGAACAAGGCCAAAGAGGCCAAAACAAAAAGCAAATATTGCTTATTAAACTCAAACACTTCCGCTGTCCAAGGCAGCCAAAATAAAGGCAGCAAAAGAACCAGCGCGTAAACCGAATACTTAATCGCGAAGTTGTATATCTTCCTCATCTTTTTTTTTGCCTCTCGAATTGCCGCTGGCTTTTTCAATCACCACCAACAAATCCTTCAAGGACTTTATTAGACGACTGGGGACAGTCCCCTCTTGGGGACTGTCCCCGGATTCTCTTTTTTTATTATACCAAAAAATTGAAAAAATAAAAGCCCGAATTATCCCCATCAGGTTTTTCCGATGGGAGCAGCCCCCGCCGCGAGGGCTGCCCCCTTTCCCTTTCTCGGGGGCAGCCCCCCGTCCTCGGGGGCTGCCCCCATTTCGCCACGAGGGGACAGTCCCCTCTGGGGGACTGTCCCCGTCTTAGTTATCACACCCCCTCAAAATGTTCCAACTCGGCAACAGTATTATCCGGATTAAGAACAATGCAAATCGCGTCTATTCTATACGCGCCTTTCCATTTTTTAAACGCGACATAAGCATTCGCGTTCCAATATAATTTTTTTAACTTTTTATAATTAATTGATTCCTCCGGCGCGACAAAAGCGCGACTCCTTTTGGTTCTCACTTCCACAAATATTAAAATATTATCTTTTCTGGCGACCAAATCAATTTCAGCGTATTTAGTCCTATAATTCTTCTCTATAATCTTATAATTTTTACTCTCCAAATAATTTTTAGCCGCGTCCTCCCCTATTTTCCAAATTATATCTTTGTTCATATTACACACCGGGGGCAGCCCCCGCAACGAGGGCTGCCCCCTTTCTCCCATCCCCGGGGACAGTCCCCCGTCTTCGGGGGCTGCCCCCATCTTAGTTACGATACTGCAACGCTTCAGCCGTATGCGAAACATCTATTTTCTCCGCTCCCTCTAAATCAGCGATTGTTCGAGCGACCTTGAGCATCTTAAAATAAGAACGAGCCGAAAGTTGAAAAGCGATCGCCGCTTGCCCAAGTATTCTTTCCGCTTCTTGAGATAAAGAACAATATCTTTTAATATCTTTATTATTCATTTCGGCGTTATTATAAATAGTTCCCCGCCTAAATCGTTTTTGCTGAATTTCCCTGGCGCGACAAACCCGTTCCCTGATGGACGCTGAACTTTCCAAAAATTTGTTAGCCCTTTCACTTTGAGATAATTTATTAATATCAACAATTGGCGCCTTGATATGAAGATCTATTCTATCTAAAATAGGACCTGAAATTTTCTTGCCATATCTTTTAATTTCCTGCGGCGAACAAGCGCACTCTTTTTTAGGGTGGTCTAAATAACCGCAAGGACAAGGATTAGCCGAAGCGACCAAAATAAATCTGGCTGGATATTTGACCATTGCTTTAGCCCGAGAAATAACCACCCAACCATCTTCCATGGGCTGGCGAAGCGATTCCAAAACCGCGCGCGGGAACTCGTTAAACTCGTCTAAAAAAAGCACGCCCCGATGGGCCAAACTAATTTCGCCCGGCCGCGGATTAGAACCCCCGCCAACCAAACCAACCAAAGAAGTGGAATGATGAGGAGACCTAAAAGGACGAGTCCTGACAATTGAAGCGCCCGGCGGAATATTGCCGCTGGCTGAATAAATCTTAGTTGTTTCTATCGCTTCCGGCTCGCTCAAAGGAGGCAAAATTCCAGTCAGCGCGCGCGCCAGCATCGTTTTGCCAGAACCCGGACTGCCTGTCATGATAACATTATGCCCGCCCGCCGCGGCTATTTCCATCGCCCTTTTCGCTTGTTCTTGCCCCAACACCTCTCTCATATCAAATTCGCTAGATGTTAAATCAGGATTAACCGACTTTATGTATTTTACTTTTTGAATTTCTTGCTTATTCAATAAGCAAGACAATAATTGAGAAAGTCGTTCCACCGGATAAACATTAATTGACGGAAAAACAGACGCCTCGTTAACCGAATCCTTGGGCAAAAAAATATTTTTAAAACCATGTTCTTTGGCGAATAAAGCCAAAAGAAAAGCGCCTCTGGTGTGCCGCAAAGTCCCGTCAAAAGAAAGTTCGCCGAAAAAGAGCGTTTTTTCCGGAATGGGAAAACCCATCACAGCGGATAAAATTCCAATCGCGATTGGCAAATCATAAAAAGAACCATCTTTGGGAATATCCGCCGGCGCCAAATTAACGGTGATTTTTTTCATCGGGAAGTCCATGCCGGAATTAACAATAGCCGCCTTGACTCTCTCCCTGCTTTCGTCCACCGCTTTTCCGGGCAAGCCGACAATCTCAAACCCAGGCAAACCTCGGCTGGCGATATTAACTTCCACATCC from Patescibacteria group bacterium harbors:
- a CDS encoding YraN family protein, translating into MNKDIIWKIGEDAAKNYLESKNYKIIEKNYRTKYAEIDLVARKDNILIFVEVRTKRSRAFVAPEESINYKKLKKLYWNANAYVAFKKWKGAYRIDAICIVLNPDNTVAELEHFEGV
- a CDS encoding YifB family Mg chelatase-like AAA ATPase, which translates into the protein MLSKIPSVLYSGLEALPVDVEVNIASRGLPGFEIVGLPGKAVDESRERVKAAIVNSGMDFPMKKITVNLAPADIPKDGSFYDLPIAIGILSAVMGFPIPEKTLFFGELSFDGTLRHTRGAFLLALFAKEHGFKNIFLPKDSVNEASVFPSINVYPVERLSQLLSCLLNKQEIQKVKYIKSVNPDLTSSEFDMREVLGQEQAKRAMEIAAAGGHNVIMTGSPGSGKTMLARALTGILPPLSEPEAIETTKIYSASGNIPPGASIVRTRPFRSPHHSTSLVGLVGGGSNPRPGEISLAHRGVLFLDEFNEFPRAVLESLRQPMEDGWVVISRAKAMVKYPARFILVASANPCPCGYLDHPKKECACSPQEIKRYGKKISGPILDRIDLHIKAPIVDINKLSQSERANKFLESSASIRERVCRAREIQQKRFRRGTIYNNAEMNNKDIKRYCSLSQEAERILGQAAIAFQLSARSYFKMLKVARTIADLEGAEKIDVSHTAEALQYRN